One Parasteatoda tepidariorum isolate YZ-2023 chromosome 1, CAS_Ptep_4.0, whole genome shotgun sequence genomic window, gcattttaaaaaagcgCACCAGTTATCAATATCAAATTGATACCAGAAGAAAAGCAACcacattgaaatttcatttggactttttcaaaatctactttttttccttattactTCACTTATTACTTTCCTTAGAACTTcacttattatattaattattttcttaagcacttaagaaaaaaagaaaaggagtataaaaaagaaagagcaaaagaaaaggaaaggGCTATTCTCGATAaacctattattattttaatacttataactTAACTTTGGATTATATAatagagaaaagaaaagaaatgaaaaagaggAGGTGCctaatcaaataaaaagtattattgttttaatgccTATCATTTAATACTGaactatataattatttgttctctacgttacaataaaaactttgtATGAAATAAATGCGTTAATAGGTACGTTATAAACATTATTCGATCACAATTAAATATCgatcaaaaaacttttaattccaTATGTAGAGGAACTGTCACGTGAGTTGACGACCGTCACCTTCAACTCTCAACGCATTTGTTTTTGTCATTCAACTAAagcaaaggggaaaaaaatcgacACATAAGATTACGATTACGATGCAAATGACACCTTTATTTATTAGGAATGAAACAGATGCTTACATTAATTACTTTCAgggttaataaaaaagaaagtgattTATAACATCATATGGGAATACTTCATTAATAATGGCATAAATATAGGTGAGTAGGATTAagtcttttattatttcttacatgTCTTTATTATACACAAAATGATCATTTGTTAGGTAAAAATCTTACAAAGAGTTGAAAAAACTGTTACATCGAATATCAcacccaaaatattttatgaatgaatcgaatatcaataaaatatttttcttctcaaaacttACAAGAAAGAAACTATCTgggtttaaatttgaataaaaatttttttaaagcatgaaaccaatttttgaaaagtgaaataaaaaaatttcgatcgTCGATTTCTTAGCCCTAAtaagttaacaaaattttatttatttgaaaaacaccTTTGCTCATTCACTGATTCTCAGCCTAAGCCCGAAAGCGAGAGCCCGGGGCCGACCTGACGCAGGTTCGTGGTCGGATTCATAATggaattttcataaacttttgcAGAACTCTAAAAGTAATCATAgacaaagttaaaataaaataatatgaaatgaaaaattttaaaatcataataattctcaaaaagatttcagataataaaaaaaaaaactaattctgcTCTTAAATGTTACTCTTTGATTTTACTACAGCCATgctcagttttatttaatatataaatgttaacaaacaacactgaaaaagaaattcttactGAATGCAGTATGCGGTAAACGAAGTAGagtgaaggaaaataaattcttattacaGTGTGAGGGATTTTGATTAGGAATCTtacaaacgttaaaaaaaaaatcgaatgttTGCAGTTGTCGACAATTCCTCTTCTACATTTCTCTGTCTCATTCAAATCTAGATTTTTCACCTTATTCTTTGTTTTACatagaagtaataaaaaaggtTTCAATGACTAATTTCCTTACTTAGACATCAAAGGCCAAGTGGGAGGACAGCAAAAGTTGGCCTTTATCCAACGTATATCTCGGACTAAGGCTGTAAGAAATCCCAAGTATCTCAGGCTCAGATTATAATTCTTTGGACCTGCAAAAGCGAGCTCGAAATCATCTCTAGCCGTATTTGCTCAGGGGACAAAGCGCTCATCTAACAATGAGATGACCCACGCTCAAATCCCACCGAAGGCTCTCGTTATGAATTCTGTACCCagttcgcaccgaccacagtgctggcgtaaagtATTCCCAATGGTAGACGGGTCATGGATTAGAGTTCACTTGAAGTCCGTCTTACCGTGGGAGTTTTtgcggttttcctctccttgtaacaaaaaagcgagttagttccatctaaaaatCTTCCACCAAGGGTAGTTTCTCTCAATGCTTGACGAGGACTACCTTTGTCTTCAGGatatgattcaaaattacgGAGATACGGAGTTAAATATTGATAGTTGTAAGCtgttcaacaccggttataaaataaaatagaataaaataaaataaaataaaataaaataaaaaatccgtAACACGCATACTTCGCCATTCATCTATCCATCGGtttgcaagtttttttattcGCCTATTCACATGAATTTTTCCCACGTTCCTTaccttctttatttaattatttttttttcgagaaacatTTATAGTAATGGATTACTATAAATGCATGGTGACGAGaatctttaataatttgcttttaaaataaattcaaacagtTTGTCATGAcacaaaacatacataaatgACATAAAGCCGAAAGAAACATAATTACTAACTTAAATAGTtatcacattaaatttttttgtataatttgccaaaataaaaagttaacaaattttGGTATATTTGGTATAGTTAACAAATTTTGGTTCATGATGTCGCTCACACTAAGggtaacaaaatgaaattagatCATTTTTACCCCCTCCGTTAAATGATCCAAGgagcaatataaaaattaacctttCTCAAATCTACAACCCAcaggaaagttttaaaaaattaatgttggtTACATTTGATATTTTCGCACTTAGAAACTTTAGCTTACATAGTAACTAAAGTCTATATCTGCTGAGACTAAGTGTGTGCTATGGAATTATCATTTCAGTCATGCTATGGAAAAGTTGATAGAATAAAcacatttatctttaaaaatacgtcttaaataaatttaataattattattattataagaattattataagatttattataagaattatattaatattaaaatgatacttttaattgttttccgtattatcttatgaaaaatttgttctcAAGAACacaatatcataaataaaataaaatgttacattttgaaAGACGAAAAGATTAGtgcaaaaaattgcaacaaataacttattttattataatttaaagactATTAATTATTGCCTTTTAATAAGATGTATTCaagtttaaataagtaaaaagtattttaaaattgtaatttgtttgagcttttctcttaaataggttgaattaattttcaaataaataaaacttcatgcGTCTATCTAAATGTTTaactgtctttaaaaaaattgataaaataaaaattttaagaatttccaTTTCCTCACAAAATTTGGTGGTTCCATCTACCGTTCAAGGTTCCTACTAGAACtgtaaaatgatgaaattcttaATCTTTTCCCTCTTCGCTTGCaaataattacaaactttttctttaaaggaagagaagataaacaaatttatacataaagAGTATAGgtcatttataaaaaggaaatcgAAGAAGTATTGAAATAAGAATCTCTTAGAAACTGTCGCATGTCTgccgaaaattaaaaaaaagaaaagaaatatgcaagtatgaagaagaaagaaatgatTCTTATTTAAGTTACCGAGATCTttgtaagaattttattatatttttaaaaagcaaaacgGAAAAAGAggtaataatgaataattcatgaaaaatggGAGTAAGATTACTCTATAATCATTACGTAACTTTGCTTATAGCTCGCTTTGAGTAACGTAGTCCCTGACTGAATATTTGGAAACAACTCAACTTACCGGTGTAAATTTGGTTTTGGAGTCGAGTTCGGCTGCTAGGGTGTTTGGAGTAGATttgatttgtaataatattttttttatattaactttacaTCAGAAATATGATCTGCATATAatgacatttcttaaaaataatttaaagcattcaaaTAGCTTTCTAAACCTTAATCTTTTTAcagaaacaattaatttttgtagcgattAATGCCAATCTTGTGATGGCGTCTCTgctgtaattataattaattctaaGAAGCGATCTTAACTAGGGATGGCTTTATTTGTGTTGGTAGGTAATAAAtgccatttaattatttaaaatttgacatatatttaatttcttataaaaaaagtgtataatttcgtaaaataaaaagcaaatagaTCCGCAAATGCTTGAAGACTAAAGAGTGCACTTAGGATTTGAAAAGTGATCTTGCCAAATTTTGTCTTGTGTGTAATCAGTATATGAATTGCAAACTAATAATTctgttaaatcaaatatttcaaaaagaaatattctcactcatatttaattataatgcctTGTAAACATACAATTAAGTTATTGTGtaaagcattcttttttttatttacactagttaaaggtttcttttttgagtacaatatttaaaaaagtttcaattgatgttaatttattaaaattatgttattaaattttgaaaacaaatgctGGAATATTGTGCAATTCTGAATTACATGACAGCACTAATGCTATAACAATATGCATTCTATagtattttttgcacttttcattttatatttgttcattTGTATATTGAGATTAGGGcttgatttatcaaaaaaagaaaagaaaaaaaacataggaCTCTGGTTCTAGTTGTccctctaatttttaaaataaattttttctctaagaATTATCTAGTGGAATTATtagtttacaaaaattgaaatgaatgttaacttaaatttttttaatgaatcagaattttcttaaattataaatcattaaaaagaatttttttcccaagcATGTGTATTTAGCTTAAGATTTAATTCCATGATCCCTAGATCTCTAAATAAAACTCTGATAGTAATTGTtgcttggaaaaaaaagttttaaaaaattcatgagaTTGTAAGattaagctgtttttttttttatttgttaattttttaacttagaaCATCCATTgcaattctttaaaacaattgtttttgcaaaatgtaaTTCTAGGAAGTTCTCTAAAGAAttatcgagtttttttttttttggtagtttAATTGTTCTATTCTTAAGTAATTGCATTTCATTGCAAGCGCTTAACCCATTTCCTTAACTGAATTCTCATTTTTATGCTGTGCAtggctgaaataaaatttatgttttttttttgtttttttttcttttaaatttctattaatatattaGACAATTCAAGGATCAAGTTAAAAGACTTTGTGGGCCACATTTGGTGCGCATATCATAGGTTGGTTGTGCACCCCTGATGATTATTACAGGGAAaagattacaaatatttaaaaattacctgatcaaaaataataaagacaaaataattttctgaaattaaactgttgatctttttattttgcgtatAGGACacctatattttttgttaatcagTTGTGTGTGTCACATTTAATTGTAGGAGGGTCTCAAAGGAGTTATATCTGAGAATGGGATCTGAAGATGCAGAAGTGCAGTGTCAAACTCAGTCAGCATCAGCTAGTGTACCTTGTGAATCTGCAGCATCATATGGCATTGCTACTGTGCCATTTGTAGCTTCAGTTTCTGTAGCTCCCAATAGATCTGCTAGTGGAACCCCAGTATCAGCAAGCGCAGTCATGTTAGCTCACTCAGCTGCCTCGCATACCCCTCCCCAAAACGTAGCTGTTCAACCCTCTGTTGCAGCTTCTCCTTTACCTCATGtaagtaattattcaatttcaaatgtgtttcaTTATTTGAGTTGTATTCTGTTTgtcaattttaagtatattttagttAGTATTTAATGAGTTTAGAGCCGTAATGACCTGGTTAAAGGCAGTGAGTTATCATTTTATCTGACTAAGGTTTAATCCGAAGTTTACCCAGTTTCAAAAAGCTAatctgggaagtaaaggtggCCTGTGCATAATACTGACCAGATTATCACTATCATTCCATTGGTCTTAAAATGATGCCTTAACTTCCATGAATCCCCTGGCTCACATCAGActgttttaattgtaatttcgtaaatatcaatttttattgttttaactgtGCACTAAATCATTGATAAATGCAGAGTAATCATtgataatgcaaaataaagagaaaatcatgtttttttcaaatttacgtttaaattaactacaactcaGTAACATGATTGCTGCTTACTACAAAAGTGTaccaaaacagtttttttttttttaaaattttatacataaatttgttttattctgcATCATTTATTTGTGAACTAAATCTTTGATAAAGGCAAAATAATGTCTTATGcgtaaaaagaaaatcttgtttttacttttttttttcttcagatttatatttaaattaactacaactcaGTAACATGATTGCTACTCACTACAATAGTGTAGATatgcataaatttgttttattttacttgagttatattttctattgttcAAACAGAAAACATTACTAATTTCctctaaaaaagatatttattttcgataaaatttttattaaaacttatcttgtctaaaaattaattatgttatgaTAAAGGGAAATCTAATAATTTCAGTATAGTATGCACTgtgcaattattaatttttcaggaaaaatttatatttctgattGTGATTCTAGCTAGAGCAAAATTATTACATCAAATCTGTAAAACTTGTCTGTTCAAAGTGTAACAATTGTTGTTTGGATTatgatggaaaaaatatatatatactgttttGAATATTGCCAGAAGACTACTGCAAGTTACTATCTATTCATTTcacttgataaattaaaaatataggaagtatttatttatagtgaGAGTAATTAGTAATTAGCCATCTAAAACTAGGCatgtttattagtttttagttttatatcaaaaaatgtttCGTTGCATTTATTAGCTACCACAAACTATTTGTGTATTTCAAATTTGCCCGCACATACACACAATGTGAAAGTTATACTGTTAATCGgtattaaaggaattttaaaaaatagttgagcAGACTGATTTGTTTTATAGGAATTACTGTTATTTGAAAGgatttctaacaaaatatagtttaagtGTGCTCTCAAATAagccatagtttttaaaaatataataaatattttacttagtggcctatatatataatcaatttttcattttgattttaagtatttttcaacacaaattttattagtttaaaactatattttaagttctttatAACCTTTATCACATGTATTGTGATAAGCATTATAAAGagctttcattaaatttcaattatgctttttattcaTGTCTGGTTTAATTGATTTCTAGTTGTACTGTACAGAAATACTATGGATTAAATTGTactttagttcatttttaactgaaatcttttccatttataaaagttatatttttaaattcaattattcactattactattattctgtacacaattttattttataaaatcataatttcaatttttttaaaagaatgtcaaaagaaaacactaaaatgttatgaaaattttgagGGAGAAAGAAGACAcaacaattttaccaaaagcTTGAagcgttaaaaaatattctaaaatttgagcaaaaattgaaaaactgaaaattgatTTCGGAAGAGCATAATATTATTCTCATAAGAGCAGCAAATcgcagaaatattttgaaagtaataaaaattaatcaggcAAGAATTGGAATTTGtgctataaaatattgcaaaaatcaaaaaaaaaaaaaaaaaaaaaaaaaaaaaaaaaaaaaaaNTTTTCTTTTATAGTCGCTTGAAGTTTTTAATACATTGGTTACTAACAGCTTTTTAAATTCTAGGGGAGAAAGAAGACAcaacaattttaccaaaaacttGAAGcgttaaaaagtattctaaaaatttgagcaaaaattgaaaaactgaaaatttgtttCGGAAGAGCATAATATTATTCTCATAAGAGCAGCAAatcacagaaatattttgaaagtatataaaaattaatcaggCAAGAATTGGATTTTGtgctataaaatattgcaaaaatcaaaaaaaaaaattgaggcaCAGTGACAACTAATAGTTAAaggtcattaaaaaataaatgaaaggctacactagataaaaaaaaaaaccttttttaattgTCGAGCTATATTTTAgccatttatttttgtatcatgGATATCAAAATTGGCTATCCAATAGCTATATGACTCAACACAGTCTTAGGTTTATGTAAAGAATCTTGCAATGCAAAATTACTTTGTGTATGAATTTAGAGACCCAAACatgtaacatattttataatcatcatcagttttttaaatgaagaggAATGTAGCTTTATATTAAATGATGCACTGtaaattaattcttcaaattttattaggtTCAAGTTATTCAGCAACCTTTGCAGAATCAGTATTTACAACATGTGTATGCACCGCAGCAACAACACATGTTTCTTCCAGGCAACTTGACAATACAACCTGCCATACAAAGTATTGGTGCTACTCCAGGTATAAGCCTACAGTTGCAAGGAAAAGCTATGGAAAATAAAGCAGCCACTCCAACAATAATTTCAGCTCCCATGCAGTCGGTGAGTTTTACAATCTGTCAATTTACAAACACTGATATACCTTATTTTTCAATCTCAGGCTATCTGAAAATACATGCAATGGATAGATTAGCATTAAGctaacaatatattttgattatacttttaatttacaatCAGTTTCCTTAGATGGATAAGGAAggcttttattttcagtattttaagaTTCTGAggtggtttttcttttttaagggaGCGCAACTTTCTGCTATATCAAAAGTTTGACAAATTATATGTTGTCAtcactttttgttaattttctccctccattcaaatattattttcaatgacgaatcattttacttgtaaatatgAAACATTACTCTCTGGTTTTCTAGATAATTTCATTAAGGAAGTTTAGTCAAACATTAGAGATTCtctctttgatatttttatcatgGTCATTAAGCAATTGTGAGCGAAAGTTTACCTAAATActgaaaaacatttacttttcatctttagttattaataattattaatattattaataattattaatattattactaattattaatattattactagttattactaataattaatattattactagttattactaataattaatattattactaattattaatattattactagttattactaattatttatatatatattagtactaattattaatttaacaattgtattttttgtcaaaataccTTAATTTCagttatgcattttaattattaaaaattgtattgtgaaaaatattttaacttgataCTTGACAATTGTTGCTTACCTTTAAAAGAAgcttattttcaacaatttattcttttaacgaggaatttttcatgataaaatacaaatggGTCgatggatagaaaaaaaatgtgaaatttcatactaaatagattcttgttttcaaacatgaaatataaaatcacacagatattaataaaaaaattactctgttGTACTTAATGAGTTTTGCTATTGTTGCTTTAAACTAACTAATTTAGAGAAATACAAATGGTTTTTGAATTTGATGTTTTCAGGTTGGAGCCTTTGGTGCCCAAAACCTAATACCAGCTGGCAATCAAATTGCTGGGGCGAAAGCGTGTATATCTGGACAAATGTTAGCTACTTCTAAATCAACTGCTGTAATTCAAGGTCAGTCTGGTTTCATTCCTGCTACAACTGCTAATCAGACTGTTGTCATTGGTCAACTTGGTGTTTTATCAAATCCTCAATCAGTCATTCCTCATCAAGCTAAAGCAATAACTGATGGTCAAAAAGGAAAATCTTATGTAAGTTTctgcaataaattttgtatatttcaaaaaatctatttttgatcATGCTTTTTGTTGTATCTTATTAATATGAATGTTATACGAAGTAATTAAAATGggttaactaaattttttttctctgtaatttcagtattattatggtaatttttgtacttgtaattctgataattttgtGCATATTTGTACTTGTAAGCTCCATATCTTTCTTGCTACTGTTCATCAATTAGAAAATATGTGTccactaaatttatttattgtttagttgCTTAAATTTAACAGATATTATCATACTAGCTTCTTTAATTGTgagttttgtcaatttttttattaacttcatatattttttactactgtTCCTCAAAAGCCTTGATTGCTTCAGAATTTTCTCcctcaattattaaaaacctcTTAAAGTCCTGAAAATCCAGTAATTTCAGCTCTTACTTCATGAGTTTAAATGATTTCAGCTTATCTCTCAACCTGCCACTCTTCATCCCAAATCACCCATTCTACCATCTCCCAGTGTCTCGTGTGCTGGTCAAATGATTGCAACAAGTCAATTAAAACAGATACCATCAGCTCCTCATATCATAACTACTCAAGCTCCAACCATGATTGCTAGCCAGGCTCAAATTTTaggtacagatttttttttattggtttaaaacaAAAGGCACAGATTTTCTGTGacacaatatattttatcgAGAAAGGAAATCTCttcattaaacaaatatatttaataaacaaatattagtttgaagttttttaaaattgattttgattgtaattaaatctatttcaaatatcaaaactgtTTTGTTCTTTGTTAGCTCCACAGTTAGAAATTCCATGTAAagtatatttgttataaatatgtttatttattttatctgagACTTTGTTGgttattttgactatttttaggCTGAATTCAaaactagaaagaaaaagaaaatagacaCTATTTTTGGAGATTTTGTTTGTGAAGTACCTAAACTCAAAgtcttcaagaaaaaaaaaatttatatgtggTTATGTTcaccaactaaaaaaatactgtttaattgattttattaattacgcacagtttaaaattgttatggAACTTTCACACAACATATGCTTAGTTATTAAGGGgaagattataaattttgctaattatacatacttaattttgtcatttttaaaataaatttttattttatttaacttcaaatttgaaattttttaaaaaaaaataatgtaccaATTTCTTAAGACAtgtatttgatgaaaaaaagacAAAGTTGCATAAGGAATTCAGAcctgagtttttaaaattaaaattgtaaaacaggAATAATCCTGTGtatgtaaatataaaagtaaaattacatagtttatatcaatttttattgtatcgttataataaagaaacaattttcttttatagtcGCTTGAAGTTTTTAATACATTGGTTACTAACAGCTTTTTAAATTCTAGGTGAATTctaaaatggaattttgaattctaaaaatgtttttttttatgactgtcactgtttaaaattactactttaaagtttaaatgcttttttctatCCATCCATTTAAGAAATTGtgttaaaagaaaacaagagaaagaaagaaattgacTGTTCTTTACTATGGAAAAAATAGACAGTCATTTGCTTCATTAAACCCTGCTTATTCTGATTAATACACATTTCTCTGACTACATTATTAAGTGAAAATTGACTAGCatgcagaaaaaattttttttaaaaaacattaatgaaaattcatacaaaaattaataatttttgaaaaaagaaaatttttattatttcttactaaCAAACAAGtatattttctgcaaaacaTAAATCAGAACATAAACAATCTAACACTCTGTGAAAGGAAACATATAAGAACTTATATGGGtatgatttaattttgctaattttgaatatttgccATTTCAGGATCTTTACAAGCATTGGGTGCATCTCTTCCTCCTGGACTTACCTGGGCTACACCCGGTTCTTTACATTCCCCTGCATTATTTGGACAGAATCCTATATTCATTCGAAGCCAACAGTCAGATATGTTCATTCAATCACCTCCACCCCAAGCTACTATCCATGCTGTACCTGTTGCATCTGCTGCTCAATTGCAACAGCCTCAGCAACAAGCCCAACAGATACAGCAACAGTCTCAACAAACTTTGCAACAGCAAACAACTCAGCAGCAACTTCAAGTTCAACAAGTACAGCAATctcaactacaacaacaacaatctcaACAGCAATCTCAAGCACTGCAACAACAGCAGCAGACTCAGCAAGCACAACAGCAGCAGCAACAAATACAGCCTATTCAACCACCTCAACAAGTTCAGCAGTCACAACAAACAGTACAGCAGCAAACTCAACAACATCAGCCTGCTCCTCAACCACAACCAATCCAACAGCATCAACAAACAGCACTTCAGGCTATTCAGCCACATCAGCCTACACAACAAATTCAAATACAACCTGCTCCCCAACCCATTGCACCAACTCCAGCTGCCACCCCTGCACCGCAAGTTTTTAAGGTTAAAACTGTaagtgaagtttttaaatttaaaaaaaattaacactttttgttccaaaataatttaataaaccaatatgttattttaacttttgtcacattttttattaattataattatccaaaggtatttaatcttaaatatatcatacattaaaagaaacttaaaactaatataattttgcttgtgttattttgaatatgtagaaaaataaaaattgtttgtttagtatttttccagtttattaataaaaattattagccgccaaaaataatgtaaagttcTTAAATTATTCTGTGTCTGTGGGTCCATAAattctattgttaaaaaagttaagtattaaaaaattttaactatttttttttgtattttaaatttgccttaatttattgtatttattttaggcTTCACGTCCTGGTTGTTCTATTGCAACTCAAACTGTAGTTTCTACAGCAAGTCCAGGAATAAGTTCCACTGTAACCAAAACAttggtaaattaattttactgcaCATTAAGAAAATAGTTATCTTATTTGTACAGAAATTTATATGCACGTTTAGTTACTTATTATATTTCCATTCTTATTTATGGTTGAATTTTCTATGACTTTAGCAAAACctgaaatttgaatgaaatattctttttctgacaattcttgttattattatgtttaaattattattttctttttactaataaataaataatattaatatgactTTTCTTAAACAAAGAGTATACCATTTGTGTTATctagtagtttttttaattttaaatataaaatattgttcataGATTTGATCGAAAACTTTTATCACaacattcaatattaattttgctttcaaatttaatatttttttgttattaaaacataaataataattatgaaatagtcttaaaaatttcttcattatcttaaattttttagagaatttttaaaaacacttttatatttatttgagtttttaaagatatttttaattaaaagtatcataAAAAT contains:
- the LOC107444261 gene encoding polyhomeotic-like protein 2 gives rise to the protein MGSEDAEVQCQTQSASASVPCESAASYGIATVPFVASVSVAPNRSASGTPVSASAVMLAHSAASHTPPQNVAVQPSVAASPLPHVQVIQQPLQNQYLQHVYAPQQQHMFLPGNLTIQPAIQSIGATPGISLQLQGKAMENKAATPTIISAPMQSVGAFGAQNLIPAGNQIAGAKACISGQMLATSKSTAVIQGQSGFIPATTANQTVVIGQLGVLSNPQSVIPHQAKAITDGQKGKSYLISQPATLHPKSPILPSPSVSCAGQMIATSQLKQIPSAPHIITTQAPTMIASQAQILGSLQALGASLPPGLTWATPGSLHSPALFGQNPIFIRSQQSDMFIQSPPPQATIHAVPVASAAQLQQPQQQAQQIQQQSQQTLQQQTTQQQLQVQQVQQSQLQQQQSQQQSQALQQQQQTQQAQQQQQQIQPIQPPQQVQQSQQTVQQQTQQHQPAPQPQPIQQHQQTALQAIQPHQPTQQIQIQPAPQPIAPTPAATPAPQVFKVKTASRPGCSIATQTVVSTASPGISSTVTKTLGKHKSRFLHYRTSVASSGSNSSNLTTATTQTQTQPPPSQKADAANQTKPAAAEVKLAATYNKILEPFKSSATESAFSPAAQEPIDIDVPQSSEIIEAASVPDVAIVTPSPAVPLVDEGVQMEMDEPVPSSSPALPSPVPVEKVAPSRKEVEPDNIGIVMPMTEVSVTVKQPQKAIVKPHVLTHVIEGFVIQEGSEPFPVTMPSYSITDKDDDSDKHAEPYNNSNSDISATIKKKDKILKIRGGPIELAKCEFCGKLGPKAKFKRSKRFCSTSCAKRFNAGSSKRLAIILPEQESKTGDELRKHKKKGSKKGGKSKKKKLGLKSKKSWKRSESVMYEEKEWTIAVDREMPEETEEEKAEVTLEQNEEEQQMEIEGDSNEAVIPEEEESRPPSPTFEVEEGEQTSNSQGEFATKSPLKWTVTDVVDFVRDLPGCSDYADEFRAQEIDGQALLLLKEDHLMSLMSMKLGPALKVCARISSIRDEVSH